The sequence GGTGGCCCTCCCCTTCTTTGTCCTGCCACTTTATGGCAACGCCCTCAACCGCCGTTATGCCCTGAAAGGAGCCCAATGAACCGCTTTTTTTATCTGGTCTACTCTGAAATCATCCGTCTGGTCCGCATGCCTGCTTACCTGATTCCAACTCTGGCGTTTCCGATCATGTTCTTTGCGATCTTCGGTTTGCCCAATGCCAAAAATGAGCTGGGCGGGGTCAATGCAGCCACTTACATGCTGGTGTCCTTCAGTGCCTACAGCTTGATTTCCACTTCCCTGTTTGCCTTTGGGGTTTCCATTGCAGCAGAGCGGGGTCTGGGATGGCACAAACTCATGCGGGTCACCCCCTTAAATCCCTTGATGTACTTTGGAAGCAAAGTGGTCAATGCCCTGATTCAGGGTCTGGTGATCATCGTGCTGCTGGCCCTGTTTGCCCGTTTTGTGGGCAACCTGAGTTACGACGTGGTGCTGTTTGCACAGGCCATTGGCAAACTGATGCTGGCAGTGGGTGCGTTTGTGGCTCTGGGATTGTGGGTCGGTTACGTGGGAGGTCCCAACAGTGCAGCAGGCATCGCCAACCTGATTTTCCTGCCCATGAGTTTTGCCAGTGGCCTGTTCATGCCTCTGGACATCATGCCCGAGTTTCTGCGCAACATTGCCCCTTACACTCCGGCCTACCACTTTGCCCAGATTGGATGGATGACCCTCGGGGCCAAGAGCGACACCTCGGAAATGATGCACTGGGTGTGGGTGATGGTGTATGCCGTGGCGTTCTTCATGCTGGCTCTGGTGGCCTACCGCAAAGACGAAGGCAAGAACTTTGGTTGAAGGATGTGTACCTCCCTGTGGTGGTTTTGCCCCACAGGGAGGTTTAAACTGGAGGGTGTCATGATCAAAGACCGCGACAAAATGTTCCGTTTCATGCCGGTGGCATGGCTGTTTTTTCTGGCCTTCCCAATCATGTCGTGGATGAAAATGCCCCTTGGCCCCATTCAACACTTGATTGCTGCAATTTTGATGGGGGTTTTTCTGGCCCTGTATTTGTGGGTGTTTCGCGCCATCAAACCCGAGCGCCCTCTGGACCGTTTTCCGGTCTGGAACCTGGTGGCGGTGTTGTGGTGCTTCCTGATTTTTGCCATTGGAAGACCGTATTTTGAGTGGAACAACACCACTTTCATGGTGTATGCGGCAAGCCTCGGGGCCTTCCAGAGAAGCCTGACCCTCACCATTGGTACGGTGCTGGGTGTTCTGGGGGCTTTTGCATGGATGATCTTTTCTCAGGGAGCAGACCCCGGAAACCTGATCACCATTGTTCTGCTGTCTGTGTCCGTCGCCATTGGCAACCATTTTGGTTATGCAGCGATGGAATCCGGCATGAGAATGCGTGCCCTGCAACAAGAAAAAGAAGATCTGGCCCGCATTGCTGAGCGGGAACGCATTGCCCGTGACCTGCATGACCTCCTCGGTCACACCCTCAGCGTGATTGTTTTGAAAGCCGAACTGGCCTCCAAACTGATGGACCGCAACCCCGAAAGGGCCAAACAGGAAATCAAGGAAGTCGAAAAAATCTCACGCGAGGCCCTCACCGAAGTGCGTCTGGCCGTGCAGGGCTACAAAGGCACCGACCTGAAAAGCGAAATTGGCCGGGCCAAAGTGGCTCTGGATGCTGCGGGAATCAAACTGGATTATCTGGTGTCTGAAGTGGAGATCAGCCTTGAGCAGCAAGGGGCCTTGCAACTCATTTTGCGGGAATCCATCACCAACATCATCCGCCATTCAAAAGCCAGCACCTGTCAGGTGGCTCTGGAAGAGCAAAAAGGCCAGATCCTGCTGCGCATTGCAGACGATGGGGTTGGCGCAGGAGAGCACATTGGCAACGGCATGAAAGGCATGCGTGAACGGGCCGAAGCTCTGGGAGGCAAATTCAACGTGAAAAACCAGCAAGGCACCGTCATTGAAGTGTGCATTCCCAAAAACGATCCGGAAACCCACAAAGCCCCTCAGGGGGTCCCGGCATGATTCGGGTCCTGATTGCCGAAGATCAGGTGATGATTCTGGGGGCCTTAAAAGCCCTTCTGGAACTTGAGGGAGACATCGAAGTGCTGGCCGCCACCAAAAACGGTTCAGAGGCCCTGAAGGCTGCCTTGGACGTGCAACCAGACATCGTCATCACCGACATCGAGATGCCCGAGAAAACCGGTTTGGAACTGGCACAGGACCTGAAGCAGCAGCTTCCCAGAACCCGCGTGATCATCGTGACCACCTTTGCCAGAGCAGGCTACCTGCGCAGGGCCATGGAAGCCGGAGTGAAAGGCTATCTGCTCAAAGATGCCCCCTCCGATGAACTCGCTGATGCCATCCGGCGCGTGCATGCCGGAGGCATCGTGATCAACCCTTTGCTGGCTGCAGAAGCATGGTCCGATCAGGACCCCCTCACCGACAGGGAACGTCAGGTGCTCAGGTTCGCCCACGAAGGCATGACCTCGGGGCAAATTGCTGAGAAACTGCACCTGTCAGAAGGAACGGTGCGGAATTACCTGTCTGAAGCGATGTCTAAACTTGGAGCTTCGAATCGGGTGGAAGCGGCCCGCATGGCCCGTGAGAAGGGATGGCTGTGATCAAGAAGTTTGCAGTCAACAGTTGACAGTTCACAGCAAGAATGGTCTGACAATTCAGCATGGCTCAGCTCTAACCTGAACCACAGACATTCAAGGTCAGTCATTTGCTGTGAACTTCAAACTC is a genomic window of Deinococcus misasensis DSM 22328 containing:
- a CDS encoding ABC transporter permease is translated as MNRFFYLVYSEIIRLVRMPAYLIPTLAFPIMFFAIFGLPNAKNELGGVNAATYMLVSFSAYSLISTSLFAFGVSIAAERGLGWHKLMRVTPLNPLMYFGSKVVNALIQGLVIIVLLALFARFVGNLSYDVVLFAQAIGKLMLAVGAFVALGLWVGYVGGPNSAAGIANLIFLPMSFASGLFMPLDIMPEFLRNIAPYTPAYHFAQIGWMTLGAKSDTSEMMHWVWVMVYAVAFFMLALVAYRKDEGKNFG
- a CDS encoding sensor histidine kinase; the encoded protein is MIKDRDKMFRFMPVAWLFFLAFPIMSWMKMPLGPIQHLIAAILMGVFLALYLWVFRAIKPERPLDRFPVWNLVAVLWCFLIFAIGRPYFEWNNTTFMVYAASLGAFQRSLTLTIGTVLGVLGAFAWMIFSQGADPGNLITIVLLSVSVAIGNHFGYAAMESGMRMRALQQEKEDLARIAERERIARDLHDLLGHTLSVIVLKAELASKLMDRNPERAKQEIKEVEKISREALTEVRLAVQGYKGTDLKSEIGRAKVALDAAGIKLDYLVSEVEISLEQQGALQLILRESITNIIRHSKASTCQVALEEQKGQILLRIADDGVGAGEHIGNGMKGMRERAEALGGKFNVKNQQGTVIEVCIPKNDPETHKAPQGVPA
- a CDS encoding response regulator transcription factor, whose product is MIRVLIAEDQVMILGALKALLELEGDIEVLAATKNGSEALKAALDVQPDIVITDIEMPEKTGLELAQDLKQQLPRTRVIIVTTFARAGYLRRAMEAGVKGYLLKDAPSDELADAIRRVHAGGIVINPLLAAEAWSDQDPLTDRERQVLRFAHEGMTSGQIAEKLHLSEGTVRNYLSEAMSKLGASNRVEAARMAREKGWL